In Corynebacterium aquatimens, one genomic interval encodes:
- a CDS encoding ABC transporter permease codes for MFVGIREIFKAKGRFGLIVGTVALITLLVVVLTGLTSGLGKQNTSALEALEPQSVIFDDQAKPSFTTSRMSVSDANGADVTPLGTGQTLVQRTGGADESVAVLSLPRGTQLPGGHTLGDGAVASASLNLSPDEEIRLGGASTRVDAVTDDLYFAHTPVVWVPTETWQHAFHTEADGTVLLSKDPNAGMNLKDSFNGLPAYSSEQGSLQLIQGSLYAIAALVIIAFLTVWTMQRTRDLAILKAIGASNRYLLKDALGQSALLLAIGVILGGLAALAAGMAMAGVAPFTLSARVIAVPPAAVWALGMIGAVLATRSITKVNPQSALGGVA; via the coding sequence ATGTTCGTAGGAATTAGGGAAATTTTCAAAGCCAAGGGGCGCTTCGGGCTCATCGTGGGCACCGTCGCGCTCATCACCCTCCTCGTTGTGGTTCTCACCGGGCTGACCTCCGGTTTAGGTAAGCAGAACACCTCGGCTTTAGAAGCGCTTGAACCTCAGTCAGTGATCTTTGATGACCAGGCCAAGCCGAGCTTTACCACCTCACGCATGAGCGTCTCCGATGCCAACGGAGCCGACGTGACCCCGCTGGGGACCGGCCAAACCCTGGTGCAGCGCACCGGCGGCGCGGATGAGTCCGTCGCCGTGCTGTCGCTGCCGCGCGGCACGCAGCTCCCCGGGGGCCACACGCTTGGCGACGGCGCGGTCGCGTCCGCATCGTTGAACTTGAGCCCCGACGAGGAAATTCGACTTGGCGGCGCCTCCACCAGGGTCGACGCCGTCACCGATGACCTTTATTTCGCCCACACCCCAGTCGTCTGGGTGCCCACTGAAACCTGGCAGCATGCATTCCACACCGAAGCGGATGGAACTGTCCTGCTCTCCAAAGATCCGAACGCAGGGATGAATCTGAAGGACTCCTTCAACGGCCTGCCGGCATACTCCTCGGAGCAGGGCTCGCTGCAGCTCATCCAGGGTTCTCTCTACGCCATCGCGGCCCTGGTCATCATCGCCTTCCTCACCGTGTGGACCATGCAGCGCACCCGCGACCTGGCGATTCTGAAAGCCATCGGCGCCTCTAACCGTTATCTGCTCAAAGACGCGCTCGGCCAGTCCGCGCTGCTCCTCGCAATCGGGGTCATCCTCGGTGGCCTCGCCGCCCTTGCCGCGGGCATGGCCATGGCTGGTGTCGCTCCGTTCACTCTCTCCGCCCGCGTCATCGCCGTACCACCCGCTGCGGTCTGGGCTCTCGGCATGATCGGCGCAGTACTGGCCACCCGCTCTATCACCAAAGTCAACCCGCAAAGCGCACTCGGAGGTGTCGCATAA
- a CDS encoding sensor histidine kinase — MTSHRILTTLRVSVHVLVALLLAIGLAGVVAQRDWLAVALAGVFAGAYLFGTLRHHRGLVHSPRVSAGWLAVIIALWVALSALSASFVWLEFPLVILACFLLPTWSGLMVTAGLLAYTLSVTVPDSGIGGLIGPVIGTVLAIGIVHAYQALRGEAEHYRQVAADLEAAQLELAAVEHAAGRAEERERLSREVHDTMAQGLSSIVLLSRALDKELDKELESPRAREILTTIAQTASDNLAEARRFVAAGVSKEPLTARIDRLARAAQSRQKALGVGLEVRVNAVDLQEPAASVAERVVREGLSNVVRHAGATLAVVTVDKLELEATVDVYDNGRGISGPEGYGLKGLRARVEEIGGELTVEGNVLAASLPLVVPKEEH, encoded by the coding sequence ATGACGTCACACCGGATCCTGACCACCCTGCGCGTGAGTGTTCACGTGCTCGTGGCGCTGCTGCTGGCCATTGGTCTCGCCGGTGTGGTAGCGCAACGCGATTGGCTCGCGGTAGCGTTAGCGGGAGTTTTCGCGGGGGCGTATCTGTTTGGCACGTTACGCCACCACCGCGGCCTAGTGCATTCTCCCCGCGTGTCGGCGGGCTGGCTGGCAGTCATTATCGCGCTGTGGGTGGCACTCAGCGCGCTGTCGGCTTCCTTCGTGTGGCTTGAGTTCCCGTTGGTGATCCTCGCGTGTTTTCTCTTGCCCACCTGGTCAGGGCTGATGGTGACGGCCGGGCTCTTGGCGTACACACTGTCGGTCACGGTGCCCGACAGCGGTATCGGGGGGCTCATCGGGCCGGTGATTGGCACGGTGTTGGCTATCGGCATCGTTCACGCCTACCAAGCGCTTCGCGGTGAGGCGGAGCACTACCGGCAAGTGGCCGCAGATTTGGAAGCGGCGCAGTTGGAGCTCGCTGCGGTAGAGCACGCGGCTGGCCGCGCGGAAGAACGGGAGAGGTTGTCCCGGGAGGTCCATGACACTATGGCCCAAGGTTTGAGTTCAATTGTCTTGCTCAGCCGGGCTCTAGATAAAGAGCTGGATAAAGAGCTGGAATCGCCGCGCGCGCGTGAGATTCTCACCACGATCGCTCAGACCGCATCCGATAACCTGGCGGAAGCGCGTCGCTTTGTAGCTGCGGGCGTGTCCAAGGAGCCACTGACCGCGCGAATTGATCGGCTCGCGCGCGCTGCGCAGTCCCGGCAAAAGGCGCTCGGTGTCGGCCTTGAGGTGCGGGTGAATGCGGTTGACCTGCAGGAACCAGCCGCGTCCGTGGCAGAACGCGTCGTCCGGGAAGGCCTTAGTAACGTCGTGCGTCACGCGGGGGCGACGCTGGCGGTGGTGACCGTCGATAAGCTTGAGCTCGAAGCGACCGTTGATGTCTACGACAACGGGCGCGGAATCAGCGGGCCGGAGGGCTATGGGCTCAAGGGCCTGCGTGCGCGAGTCGAAGAAATCGGCGGGGAATTGACTGTGGAAGGTAACGTCCTTGCTGCGTCGCTGCCGCTCGTCGTCCCGAAGGAAGAACATTAA
- a CDS encoding response regulator → MWRIMLIDDHQVVRAGLRAVLDSFGDIEVVAEGADGTVDVPEGVDLVVSDIQMPGADGIELTARLVAAGGPPVLILTTYDTQADVVAAMEAGAMGYLLKDAPEEELHEAVLRAAQRERALSARVANVLADRVLRPEVALSAREIELLQALQTGASNREIAQKLFISQATVKTHLIHIYSKLGVDNRTAAVEKARERRII, encoded by the coding sequence ATGTGGCGCATCATGCTTATCGACGACCACCAGGTGGTCCGCGCAGGCCTGCGCGCTGTCCTTGATTCTTTTGGCGATATCGAGGTGGTGGCCGAAGGTGCCGATGGAACCGTGGACGTGCCTGAGGGCGTGGACCTGGTGGTCAGCGACATTCAGATGCCCGGCGCGGACGGGATTGAACTGACCGCGCGGTTGGTCGCTGCAGGTGGGCCGCCCGTTCTGATTCTGACGACGTATGACACGCAGGCGGACGTGGTCGCCGCGATGGAAGCCGGCGCGATGGGCTACCTGCTGAAAGACGCGCCGGAAGAAGAACTGCACGAGGCCGTGCTGCGGGCGGCGCAACGCGAGCGGGCGCTCTCCGCCAGAGTGGCGAACGTTCTGGCGGACCGCGTGTTGCGCCCAGAGGTAGCGCTGTCAGCCCGCGAGATTGAGCTGCTACAGGCGCTACAGACCGGCGCGTCTAACAGGGAGATTGCGCAGAAACTCTTCATCTCTCAGGCGACGGTGAAGACCCACCTGATTCATATCTATTCGAAGCTCGGGGTGGATAACCGCACCGCCGCGGTGGAGAAGGCCCGCGAGCGGCGGATTATTTAG
- a CDS encoding pyruvate carboxylase, with protein sequence MSLPTFSKILVCNRGEIAVRAFRAAYETGASTVAVYPREDRNSFHRPFADEAVQIGVEGQPVKAYLDVDEVIRAAKQTGADAIYPGYGFLSERADLARACRENGITFIGPSAETLDLTGDKNAAVHAAKEAGLPILQDSEATKDIAELAQWADDFEFPVFVKAVSGGGGRGMRFVEKREDLEALAAEASREAEAAFGDASVYLERAVIKPQHIEVQILADTHGNVMHLFERDCSVQRRHQKVVEIAPAQHITEEQRQRICDDAVNFAKHINYSGAGTVEFLVDEQGNHVFIEMNPRVQVEHTVTEEVTGVDIVKSQMHIAAGASLDQLGLHQEDIHINGAALQCRITTEDPANGFRPDSGVITGYRSPGGAGVRLDGSMSVGTEITPNFDSLLVKMTCRGKDFHNAVARALRALNEFTVNGVSTNIGFLRALLAEPEFQNDRIDTGFIADHPHLLEAPAAADEAGRILDYVASVTVNKPNGARPTQISPSEKLPKFDYGDLPRGSRDDLLELGPVKWAEKIRNQTALGVTETTFRDAHQSLLATRIRTNTLVAAARHVAHLTPQLASVEAWGGATYDVAMRFLHESPWMRLDAIREAMPNVNIQMLLRGRNTVGYTPYPDNVTKAFVNEAARSGIDIFRIFDALNDVSQMRPAIDAVLETGTTVAEVAMAYSGNLLDPNEDLYTLDYYLNLAEEIVNTGAHVLAVKDMAGLLRPQAAMKLVTALRERFDLPVHVHTHDTAGGQLATYMAAAYAGADIVDVASAPLAGTTSQPSMSALVAAYANTERDTGISLQAVSDLEPYWEAVRQVYAPFESGIPGPTGRVYKHEIPGGQLSNLRTQAKALGLEDRFELVEDYYAGVNEILGRPTKVTPSSKVVGDLALQLVGQGVSPQEFAENPRKYDIPESVIGFLQGELGTPPGGWPLLRDKALENRGEVDHTVEVPADLAADLAGDDPQARRIALDKLLFPKQYAEFQEHRRTYGVTDQLSDKTFFYGLKEGEETEVWYGEHDEEKTPLVVRLDAVGEPDEKGLRRVIVNVNGQIRPITVRDENAESTVAEVEKADSSNPNHVAAPFAGVVTPVVQAGDTVKEGDQIASIEAMKMEASISAPKDGTVERVAFAQPTKVEGGDLVAVIS encoded by the coding sequence ATGAGCCTGCCTACATTCAGCAAAATCCTTGTGTGCAACCGCGGTGAGATCGCGGTGCGCGCTTTCCGTGCCGCGTACGAAACCGGCGCTTCCACAGTCGCCGTTTACCCCCGTGAAGACCGTAACTCCTTCCACCGTCCGTTCGCGGACGAAGCCGTGCAAATTGGTGTGGAGGGCCAGCCGGTCAAAGCATACCTCGACGTTGATGAGGTAATTCGCGCCGCGAAGCAAACCGGTGCGGACGCAATCTACCCCGGATATGGCTTCCTGTCTGAGCGCGCTGATCTGGCGCGCGCGTGCCGTGAAAATGGCATTACATTCATCGGCCCGTCCGCCGAAACTCTTGACCTCACGGGTGACAAGAACGCCGCCGTGCACGCGGCCAAGGAAGCTGGGTTGCCAATCCTTCAGGACTCGGAGGCAACGAAGGACATCGCGGAACTTGCTCAGTGGGCAGACGATTTCGAGTTCCCGGTCTTCGTCAAAGCTGTCTCCGGTGGTGGCGGTAGGGGAATGCGCTTCGTCGAGAAGCGAGAAGACTTGGAGGCGCTGGCCGCTGAAGCCTCCCGCGAAGCTGAGGCAGCGTTCGGCGATGCGAGCGTTTACCTCGAGCGTGCGGTGATCAAGCCGCAGCACATCGAGGTTCAGATCCTGGCTGACACGCACGGCAACGTCATGCACCTCTTCGAGCGCGACTGCTCAGTGCAGCGCCGTCACCAAAAGGTCGTGGAGATCGCGCCGGCGCAGCACATCACGGAAGAGCAGCGCCAGCGCATTTGCGACGACGCCGTCAACTTTGCCAAGCACATCAACTACTCCGGTGCGGGCACCGTGGAGTTCTTGGTTGATGAGCAGGGCAACCACGTGTTCATTGAAATGAACCCGCGCGTTCAGGTGGAGCACACGGTGACTGAGGAGGTCACCGGGGTGGACATTGTGAAATCCCAGATGCACATCGCCGCTGGTGCGAGCCTTGACCAGCTGGGTCTGCACCAAGAAGACATCCACATCAACGGCGCTGCGCTGCAATGCCGTATCACTACCGAAGACCCGGCGAACGGATTCCGCCCGGACTCCGGCGTGATCACCGGCTACCGTTCCCCGGGTGGTGCGGGTGTGCGCTTGGACGGCTCGATGTCCGTTGGTACGGAGATCACCCCGAACTTCGACTCTTTGCTGGTCAAGATGACCTGTCGCGGCAAAGACTTCCACAACGCCGTCGCGCGCGCGTTGCGTGCGCTCAATGAGTTCACGGTCAATGGCGTATCGACGAATATTGGGTTCCTGCGGGCATTGCTGGCCGAGCCTGAGTTCCAGAACGACCGCATTGACACGGGTTTCATCGCGGATCACCCGCACCTGCTTGAAGCACCCGCTGCCGCCGATGAGGCCGGTCGTATCCTGGATTACGTCGCGTCCGTCACGGTGAACAAGCCGAACGGGGCACGCCCAACGCAGATCAGCCCGAGTGAGAAGCTGCCGAAGTTCGACTACGGTGATCTGCCGCGCGGTTCCCGCGATGACCTCCTGGAGCTGGGGCCCGTCAAGTGGGCGGAGAAGATCCGTAACCAGACGGCACTCGGTGTCACGGAGACGACGTTCCGCGATGCCCACCAGTCGCTTCTGGCAACCCGCATTCGCACGAACACGCTCGTCGCAGCGGCACGCCACGTGGCGCACCTCACCCCGCAGCTCGCATCGGTGGAGGCCTGGGGTGGAGCTACCTACGACGTGGCGATGCGCTTCCTGCACGAGTCTCCGTGGATGCGCCTAGACGCAATCCGTGAGGCCATGCCGAACGTCAACATCCAAATGCTGCTGCGTGGACGCAACACCGTTGGCTACACCCCGTACCCCGACAACGTGACAAAGGCGTTCGTCAACGAGGCGGCACGATCCGGCATTGACATCTTCCGCATCTTCGACGCGCTTAACGACGTCTCCCAGATGCGCCCCGCAATCGATGCCGTGCTGGAAACCGGCACCACCGTCGCCGAGGTAGCGATGGCGTACTCGGGCAACCTGCTTGACCCGAATGAAGATCTCTACACCTTGGACTACTACCTCAACCTGGCAGAAGAGATCGTGAACACGGGTGCCCACGTCCTAGCTGTCAAGGACATGGCTGGCCTGCTGCGCCCGCAAGCCGCGATGAAGCTGGTCACGGCTCTGCGTGAGCGCTTTGATCTGCCCGTCCACGTGCACACGCACGACACGGCTGGTGGTCAGTTGGCCACCTACATGGCCGCTGCGTACGCGGGCGCGGACATCGTCGACGTTGCCTCCGCGCCGCTGGCCGGCACGACGTCGCAGCCGTCCATGTCGGCACTGGTCGCAGCCTATGCCAACACGGAACGCGACACGGGAATCTCGCTGCAGGCAGTATCCGATCTTGAGCCGTACTGGGAGGCCGTGCGCCAGGTCTACGCCCCGTTCGAGTCCGGTATTCCTGGCCCAACCGGCCGCGTGTACAAGCACGAGATCCCTGGTGGACAGCTGTCTAACCTGCGCACGCAGGCGAAGGCCCTGGGCCTCGAAGACCGCTTCGAGCTGGTGGAAGACTACTACGCCGGCGTGAACGAGATTCTGGGCCGCCCGACCAAGGTGACTCCGTCCTCGAAGGTTGTGGGTGACCTCGCGCTCCAGCTCGTCGGCCAGGGCGTGAGCCCGCAGGAGTTCGCCGAGAACCCGCGCAAGTACGACATCCCGGAGTCCGTGATCGGCTTCCTCCAAGGCGAGCTGGGCACCCCGCCGGGAGGCTGGCCTTTGCTGCGCGACAAGGCGCTGGAGAACCGCGGGGAGGTTGACCACACCGTCGAAGTCCCGGCCGATCTTGCCGCCGATCTCGCTGGCGATGACCCGCAGGCACGCCGCATTGCCCTGGACAAGCTGTTGTTCCCGAAGCAGTACGCAGAGTTCCAGGAGCACCGCCGCACCTACGGTGTCACCGATCAGCTGTCGGACAAGACCTTCTTCTACGGCCTCAAAGAGGGCGAGGAGACGGAGGTCTGGTACGGCGAGCACGATGAGGAAAAGACCCCGCTGGTGGTTCGCCTCGATGCGGTCGGCGAGCCCGACGAGAAGGGCCTGCGCCGCGTCATCGTCAACGTCAACGGCCAGATCCGCCCGATCACGGTCCGCGACGAGAACGCTGAATCCACGGTCGCTGAGGTAGAAAAGGCTGATTCCTCCAACCCGAACCACGTCGCCGCGCCGTTCGCCGGCGTAGTCACCCCGGTGGTACAGGCCGGGGACACGGTAAAGGAAGGCGATCAGATTGCCTCCATCGAGGCCATGAAGATGGAAGCGTCAATCTCCGCGCCGAAGGACGGCACCGTCGAGCGCGTCGCGTTCGCCCAGCCAACGAAGGTGGAAGGCGGCGACCTCGTCGCGGTTATCAGCTAA
- a CDS encoding bifunctional 2-methylcitrate synthase/citrate synthase, whose amino-acid sequence MTEQDVKKGLAGVYADYTAISKVNPETNSLLYCGYPVHELAEHCSFEEVAMLLWNGELPTEEELTEFQESSKARRGLDEDLIKVIEALPKDCHPMDVLRTAVSFLGANDPEKFTPNTDHIREIAHDLLAKLPTIVALDIRRRRGEGYIEPDADRGYSENFLWMVFGDGEGSPATIPSDIEAFEKSMILYAEHSFNASTFAARVITSTQSDAWSAIAGAIGALKGPLHGGANEFVMHNFVEVGEPEKTEEWTLNKLKNKELVMGFGHRVYKKGDSRVPTMEKAFKKLASEHPEKDAQKWVEMYDIMAKTMYENTSINIMPNLDFPAGPSYYILGFEIPFFTPIFVMSRITGWTAHIIEQYENNSIIRPLAAYNGPAERHVPGA is encoded by the coding sequence ATGACTGAGCAGGATGTGAAAAAGGGCCTCGCCGGCGTCTACGCTGACTACACTGCGATCTCCAAGGTCAATCCGGAGACGAACTCGCTGCTGTACTGCGGCTACCCGGTTCACGAGCTGGCCGAGCACTGCAGCTTCGAGGAAGTCGCGATGCTGCTGTGGAACGGCGAACTGCCGACCGAAGAGGAACTCACGGAGTTTCAGGAATCCTCCAAGGCCCGCCGCGGCCTGGATGAGGACCTGATCAAGGTCATCGAGGCACTTCCGAAGGACTGCCACCCGATGGACGTCCTGCGCACCGCGGTGTCCTTCCTGGGCGCGAATGATCCGGAGAAGTTCACCCCGAACACCGATCACATCCGCGAGATCGCCCACGATCTGCTGGCCAAGCTGCCGACGATCGTGGCGCTGGACATCCGTCGCCGCCGCGGCGAGGGTTACATCGAGCCGGACGCAGACCGCGGCTACTCGGAGAACTTCCTCTGGATGGTCTTCGGTGATGGCGAGGGCAGCCCGGCGACGATCCCGAGTGACATCGAGGCGTTTGAGAAGTCCATGATTCTCTACGCTGAGCACTCTTTCAACGCGTCGACTTTCGCCGCTCGCGTGATCACCTCAACGCAGTCGGACGCGTGGTCCGCTATCGCCGGTGCCATCGGCGCACTCAAGGGCCCGCTGCACGGCGGCGCCAACGAGTTTGTCATGCACAACTTCGTCGAGGTTGGTGAACCCGAGAAGACCGAGGAATGGACCCTGAACAAGCTCAAGAACAAAGAGCTCGTCATGGGATTCGGTCACCGCGTGTACAAGAAGGGCGACTCCCGCGTGCCGACGATGGAGAAGGCCTTTAAGAAACTCGCTAGCGAGCACCCGGAAAAGGATGCGCAGAAGTGGGTTGAGATGTACGACATCATGGCGAAGACCATGTATGAGAACACCTCGATCAACATCATGCCGAACCTGGACTTCCCGGCAGGTCCGTCCTACTACATCCTGGGATTCGAGATTCCTTTCTTCACCCCGATCTTCGTGATGTCCCGCATCACTGGCTGGACCGCTCACATCATCGAGCAGTACGAAAACAACTCGATCATCCGCCCGCTGGCTGCCTACAACGGCCCAGCAGAGCGTCACGTTCCTGGCGCATAA
- the prpB gene encoding methylisocitrate lyase has product MFTPEKTPTQRRQALRDGLTSGKIVTLPGAFSPLVARLIETINIEDNASFGGVYVSGAVVANDLGLPDIGMTTLTEVAHRAGQIARVTNLPVLVDADTGFGEPMSAARTVAEFEAAGVAALHLEDQVNPKRCGHLDGKDVVPTEVMLRRIQAAVKERYDDAFVICARTDAAGIEGIDAAIERAKAYADAGADLIFTEALHTREDFEKFRAAVDTPLLANMTEFGKTELISAHELEEIGFNAVIWPVTTFRLAMGQTETMLRDMATSGTQADWVDKMQHRSRLYELVKYDEYNQFDSDVFTYSANTYKQTFERTTND; this is encoded by the coding sequence GTGTTCACCCCGGAAAAGACCCCAACCCAGCGTCGTCAGGCCCTGCGCGACGGCCTCACCAGCGGGAAAATCGTCACCCTGCCGGGTGCGTTTTCGCCACTGGTCGCGCGGTTGATTGAAACAATCAACATCGAGGACAATGCGAGCTTCGGCGGCGTGTACGTCTCCGGTGCGGTTGTGGCCAACGACCTTGGCTTGCCGGACATCGGTATGACCACGCTGACGGAGGTGGCGCACCGCGCCGGGCAGATCGCGCGCGTGACCAACCTGCCCGTTCTAGTCGACGCCGACACTGGCTTCGGCGAGCCGATGAGCGCGGCGCGTACGGTCGCGGAATTCGAGGCCGCAGGAGTCGCGGCTTTGCACCTGGAGGACCAAGTTAACCCGAAGCGCTGCGGTCACTTGGACGGTAAAGACGTCGTGCCCACCGAAGTCATGCTGCGTCGCATCCAGGCCGCGGTCAAAGAGCGTTACGACGACGCGTTTGTGATCTGCGCGCGCACCGATGCAGCCGGGATCGAAGGCATCGATGCTGCTATCGAGCGTGCGAAGGCGTATGCCGACGCTGGTGCTGACTTGATCTTCACCGAAGCCCTGCACACGCGGGAGGACTTTGAGAAGTTTAGGGCGGCCGTCGATACGCCACTGCTCGCAAACATGACTGAGTTTGGAAAGACCGAGCTGATCAGCGCCCACGAACTCGAGGAGATTGGCTTCAATGCCGTGATCTGGCCGGTGACCACGTTCCGTCTTGCGATGGGGCAGACCGAAACGATGCTGCGCGACATGGCGACATCGGGCACCCAGGCCGACTGGGTGGACAAAATGCAGCACCGCTCCCGCCTTTACGAGCTGGTGAAGTATGACGAATACAACCAGTTCGACTCTGACGTGTTCACCTACTCCGCGAATACGTATAAGCAAACGTTTGAAAGGACAACGAATGACTGA
- the prpD gene encoding 2-methylcitrate dehydratase PrpD: protein MIEHQVRTHKSAEDFPIEEHLAYKVAQVAADPVEVPEDTKEMIINRIIDNASVAVASVVRRPVTSARVMAQAHPVSADEAAGTKGSTVFGVDGRYSAEWAALANGTAVRELDYHDTFLAAEYSHPGDNIPPMIAVAQHKGLDGKTLIRGIATGYEIQVNLVKGISLHEFKIDHVAHLGPSVAAGIGTMLNLDVDTIYQAVGQALHTTTATRQSRKGLISSWKAYAPAFAGKMAIEAVDRAMRGEGAPAPIWEGEDGVIAWMLHSPDRTYTVPLPEPGEGKRAILDTYTKEHSAEYQSQAPIDLARRMRQTIADSGKSLADIESIVLHTSHHTHYVIGTGANDPQKMDPTASRETLDHSIMYIFAVALEDGSWHYVDSYAPERASRPETVELWHKISTTEDPEWTRRYHSTDPNEKAFGAKAVITFNDGTTLEDELAIADAHPLGARPFKREDYINKFRMLADGLVSPEEQDRFIAAAENLENLTDLTELNVRLTDEALATAPATPEGIF, encoded by the coding sequence ATGATTGAGCACCAAGTACGCACGCATAAGTCCGCTGAAGATTTCCCCATCGAGGAGCACCTGGCATATAAGGTCGCACAGGTTGCCGCTGACCCGGTTGAGGTCCCCGAAGACACCAAAGAAATGATCATCAACCGCATCATCGACAACGCCTCCGTGGCCGTTGCTTCCGTGGTGCGCCGCCCGGTGACCTCCGCCCGCGTAATGGCGCAGGCCCACCCGGTTTCCGCTGACGAGGCAGCAGGAACCAAGGGTTCGACCGTCTTCGGCGTCGACGGTAGGTACTCCGCTGAGTGGGCAGCCCTTGCTAACGGCACCGCGGTGCGTGAGCTGGACTACCACGACACGTTCCTCGCCGCCGAGTACTCCCACCCGGGCGACAACATCCCGCCGATGATCGCGGTCGCTCAGCACAAGGGCCTCGACGGCAAGACCCTGATCCGCGGTATCGCCACCGGCTACGAGATCCAGGTGAACCTGGTCAAGGGCATCTCCCTGCACGAGTTCAAGATCGACCACGTTGCACACCTCGGCCCATCCGTCGCCGCAGGTATCGGCACCATGCTGAACCTGGACGTGGACACGATCTACCAGGCCGTTGGCCAGGCACTGCACACCACCACGGCGACGCGTCAGTCCCGCAAGGGCCTAATCTCCTCCTGGAAGGCCTACGCACCGGCGTTCGCGGGCAAGATGGCCATCGAGGCAGTGGACCGCGCGATGCGTGGTGAAGGCGCGCCGGCTCCGATCTGGGAAGGTGAAGACGGCGTTATCGCCTGGATGCTCCACTCCCCGGACCGCACGTACACCGTCCCGCTGCCCGAGCCGGGCGAGGGCAAGCGTGCGATCTTGGACACCTACACCAAGGAGCACTCCGCGGAGTACCAGTCCCAGGCGCCGATCGACCTGGCTCGCCGCATGCGCCAGACCATCGCAGATTCCGGCAAGTCCCTGGCCGACATCGAGTCCATCGTCCTGCACACCTCGCACCACACCCACTACGTGATCGGTACCGGCGCGAACGACCCGCAGAAGATGGACCCGACCGCGTCGCGTGAGACGCTCGACCACTCCATCATGTACATCTTCGCCGTCGCTCTCGAGGACGGCAGCTGGCACTACGTGGATTCCTACGCTCCGGAGCGCGCATCCCGCCCGGAGACCGTTGAGCTGTGGCACAAGATCTCCACCACCGAGGACCCGGAGTGGACCCGCCGCTACCACTCGACCGACCCGAACGAGAAGGCATTCGGCGCCAAGGCCGTCATCACCTTCAACGACGGCACGACTCTCGAGGACGAGCTGGCCATCGCGGACGCTCACCCGCTCGGTGCTCGCCCGTTCAAGCGCGAGGACTACATCAACAAGTTCCGCATGCTTGCCGACGGCCTGGTGAGCCCGGAAGAGCAGGACCGCTTCATCGCTGCGGCAGAGAACCTGGAGAACCTCACGGACCTCACCGAGCTCAACGTTCGCCTTACCGACGAAGCTCTGGCCACCGCCCCGGCAACGCCAGAGGGCATTTTCTAG